A stretch of the Acanthochromis polyacanthus isolate Apoly-LR-REF ecotype Palm Island chromosome 22, KAUST_Apoly_ChrSc, whole genome shotgun sequence genome encodes the following:
- the LOC110958403 gene encoding radixin isoform X1 — MPKPINVRVTTMDAELEFAIQPNTTGKQLFDQVVKTVGLREVWFFGLQYVDSKGYITWLKLNKKVTQQDVKKENPLQFKFRAKFFPEDVSEELIQEITQRLFFLQVKEAILNDENYCPPETAVLLASYAVQAKYGDYSKDVHKAGYLTHDRLLPQRVLEQHKLTKEQWEDRIQTWHEEHRGMLREDSMMEYLKIAQDLEMYGVNYFEIKNKKGTQLWLGVDALGLNIYEHEDKLTPKIGFPWSEIRNISFNDKKFVIKPIDKKAPDFVFYAPRLRINKRILALCMGNHELYMRRRKPDTIEVQQMKAQAREEKHHKQMERAQLENEKKKREHAEKEKERIEREKEELMERLRLIEEQTMKAQKELEEQTRRAMELEQERKRAREEAERLERDRRAAEEAKAELAKQAADQQKNQEQLATELAEFTAKIALLEDAKRKKEDEATEWQHKALSAQEDLEKTKEELKTAMTVVPAPPGGHAESEHDEQDENHAEASAELSNEGVSQLDLRSEEARVTEAQKNERVKQQLQTLSSELAQARDETKKTQNDVLHAENVKAGRDKYKTLRQIRQGNTKQRIDEFESM, encoded by the exons ATCAATGTCCGTGTGACCACCATGGATGCAGAGCTGGAGTTTGCCATCCAACCCAACACCACAGGAAAGCAGCTCTTTGACCAG GTGGTGAAGACGGTGGGTCTGCGGGAGGTGTGGTTCTTCGGCCTGCAGTATGTGGACAGTAAAGGCTACATCACCTGGCTCAAACTCAACAAGAAG GTTACCCAGCAAGACGTGAAGAAAGAGAATCCTCTGCAGTTTAAGTTCAGAGCAAAATTCTTCCCTGAAGACGTCTCAGAGGAACTCATCCAAGAGATCACCCAGAGACTCTTCTTCTTGCAG GTCAAAGAGGCCATCCTGAACGATGAGAACTACTGTCCTCCAGAGACAGCTGTGCTGCTGGCTTCATACGCCGTCCAGGCCAAGTACGGAGACTACAGCAAAGACGTCCACAAGGCCGGGTACCTCACCCACGACAGACTGCTGCCTCAGAG agTCCTGGAGCAACACAAGCTGACTAAGGAGCAATGGGAGGACAGGATACAGACTTGGCATGAAGAGCACAGAGGAATGCTCAG AGAGGACTCGATGATGGAGTATCTTAAAATCGCCCAGGACTTGGAGATGTACGGAGTCAACTACTTTGAGATCAAAAACAAGAAGGGCACGCAGCTGTGGCTGGGCGTGGATGCTCTCGGCCTCAACATCTACGAACACGAGGACAA gttGACACCAAAGATCGGCTTCCCCTGGAGTGAGATCCGAAACATCTCTTTCAATGACAAGAAGTTTGTCATCAAACCTATTGACAAGAAAGCACCT GACTTTGTGTTTTACGCCCCACGACTGCGCATCAACAAGCGTATTTTGGCGTTGTGTATGGGTAACCACGAGTTGTACATGAGGAGGAGAAAGCCGGACACCATCGAGGTGCAGCAGATGAAAGCTCAAGCTCGGGAGGAGAAGCATCACAAACAGATGGAGAG GGCCCAGCTGGAGAACGAAAAGAAGAAGCGAGAGCACgcagagaaggagaaggaaaggATAGAACGTGAGAAAGAAGAGCTCATGGAGAGGCTGAGGCTGATTGAAGAGCAGACGATGAAAGCTCAGAAAG AGCTCGAGGAACAGACTCGGCGGGCCATGGAGCTagagcaagaaagaaagagagccAGGGAGGAGGCCGAGCGGCTGGAGAGAGACCGACGAGCGGCTGAGGAGGCCAAGGCAGAGCTGGCCAAACAGGCTGCCGACCAGCAGAAGAACCAAGAACAGCTA GCTACTGAACTGGCTGAATTCACAGCAAAGATTGCCCTCCTAGAAGACGccaagaggaagaaagaggacGAGGCCACCGAGTGGCAGCACAAG GCTCTGTCTGCTCAGGAGGACCTGGAGAAGACCAAGGAAGAGctgaagactgcgatgacggTGGTGCCAGCACCTCCAGGCGGCCACGCCGAGAGCGAGCACGACGAGCAGGACGAGAACCACGCCGAGGCCAGCGCAGAGCTCTCCAACGAGGGAGTGAGCCAGCTGGACCTGCGCAGTGAAGAGGCTCGCGTCACTGAAGCCCAGAAGAACGAGAGGGtcaagcagcagctgcag